The genomic window CCGTGGTGGGGCATGCCTTCGCGGTCCATCCGCGCCCCGGCCCCGGCGGCGCGCAGGGCGTCCACGGTGGCCTGTTCGAGGATGCCGGCGCGCTGCCGCTGCTCGACGTAGGCTCGGTCGCGGCGCTCCAGGACGACGCTGTCGATGCCCGCGTTGTGCAGGAGCCGCGCCAGCAGCACTCCCGCGGGGCCGGCGCCGACGATGCCGACGGTGGTGTGCATCAGCGCTCCTCCTCTTCCTCTTCGTCTTCCTGTCGTCCCTGGTGCTCGTCGCAGTGGTCGAAGTGATCGAAGTGGTCCTGAAGGGCGGTCAGTACGGCCTGCGGGCGCTCGACGTTCGCGAGATGCGCGGCGCGGGGCAGTTCGAGGAGCCGGGCGCCACGGATACCGTCGGCGAGTTCGCGGGCGTGCACGGGCGGGGTCGCCTTGTCGTCCCGGCCCGCGACGACGAGCGTGGGGGCGGTGATGCGGGCCAGATCGGCGCGGAGGTCGAGCGCGGCGAGGATCCCGCAGCACGCGGCGTACGCGTCCGGGTCGGCGGAGCGCTGGTCGGCGACAAGCGCTTCGTACGCCGTGAAGGCGGGCGTGAACCAGCGCGCCGGCGCGGTCGCGGCGAGCGGGCCGAACCCTTTCGTACGGACCATCTCGGCGCGTTCCAGCCAGGGGCCGGGGTCCCCGAAGCGGGCCGATGAGCAGACCAGCGCCAGTGCCGCCACCCGCTCCGGGTGGTGTGCGGCGAGCCAGGTGCCGACGGCGCCACCGAGGGAGATGCCCGCGTAGGCGAAGGTCCGCGCGCCGAGCTCGTCCGCGAGGCCGAGGACGAGCCGGCCGACGTCGGCGACGGTCGCCCCGGCGGGGAGCAGTCCGGGCGCGGAGCCCCCGTGCCCGGGGAGGTCCCAGCGGACGACGCGCCGACGCTGCGCGAGCGCGGATGCCTGCGGGTCCCAGACACGCAGGGATGTTCCGAGGGACGGCCCGAGCACGAGCACGGGCGCGCTCTCCGGGCCGTCGATGCGGTGGTGGAGCAAGGGGGTCATCGTTGAGTCCCGTCGTAGGCCGGGGTTCTGTCGTAGGCCAGGGTTCTGTCGTAGGCCGGGGTTCTGTCGTAGGCCGGGGTTCTGTCGTAGGCCGGGGTTCTGTCGTAGGCCGGGGTTCTGTCGTCGGTCAGGGTCCCGCCGACGGTCAAAGTCCCCCTTCGGTCGAAGTCCCCTTCGGTCAAGGTCCCGCTTCGGTCAGGGGCCCGTCGCCGGTCGAGGTCCTGCCGGTCAGGGGTTCGTGCCCATGGCACCGCAGCCGCGGGACAGCGCCCGGTCCACCAGGGCCGGGGCGCTGCCCAGGTAGCCGGCGGGGTCGCCGAGGTGGTCCAGCGAGGGCAGCTCGCGGTGCTCGGCGAGGACGGCGAACAGGTCCGTGCCCTCCTGCGCCGCACGCCGCGACGCCTCCGCCAGCAGCTGCCGGGCCCGCTCCCGGCCGAGCAGCGGTGTCACCTCCGCGAGCAGGCGCTCCGTCAGCATCCGCCCGCCCGTCAAGGCCAGGTTGGCCCGCATCCGGTCCGGGTGGACGACCAGCTGCGTGCAGAGCGCGGCGGCCGCCGACGCCGCGGCGCCCGTCAGCCGCAGGGCCTCGCGCAGGGGCTGCCACTCCGCGTGCCAGGCCCCGGCGGGCCGTTCGTCCTCTGCGGCCAGCGAGCCGAGGAGGACCGCGGCGAGCGCCGGCATCTGGC from Streptomyces sp. FIT100 includes these protein-coding regions:
- the pcaD gene encoding 3-oxoadipate enol-lactonase, giving the protein MTPLLHHRIDGPESAPVLVLGPSLGTSLRVWDPQASALAQRRRVVRWDLPGHGGSAPGLLPAGATVADVGRLVLGLADELGARTFAYAGISLGGAVGTWLAAHHPERVAALALVCSSARFGDPGPWLERAEMVRTKGFGPLAATAPARWFTPAFTAYEALVADQRSADPDAYAACCGILAALDLRADLARITAPTLVVAGRDDKATPPVHARELADGIRGARLLELPRAAHLANVERPQAVLTALQDHFDHFDHCDEHQGRQEDEEEEEER